A genomic segment from Nicotiana tabacum cultivar K326 chromosome 9, ASM71507v2, whole genome shotgun sequence encodes:
- the LOC142164109 gene encoding uncharacterized protein LOC142164109 produces MKLVTWNVRGLNKLYKQKEMKEFIKENNIAIIAIVEHRVTELVAKKIKNKIAPQWNWCNNYGTGDRGRIWLLWDPNRVSFTVEVTHVQLIHGQVCILDSKMRFSFTTIYGLHTIGDQRSLWHELRQIENDQARPWLAMRDFNAVLNIEDRINGNQIQESEVKNFKDFMNDCHMAELRSIGAMYT; encoded by the coding sequence ATGAAGTTAGTCACATGGAATGTAAGGGGGTTGAATAAGCTGTACAAGCAAAAGGAGATGAAGGAGTTTATAAAGGAAAATAATATAGCAATAATAGCTATAGTAGAACATAGAGTGACAGAATTAGTCGCAAAAAAGATCAAAAATAAAATAGCTCCGCAGTGGAACTGGTGCAACAACTATGGAACAGGAGATAGAGGAAGAATCTGGCTACTTTGGGATCCTAATAGGGTCAGTTTCACAGTAGAAGTTACTCATGTACAACTGATTCATGGGCAGGTTTGCATATTGGATAGCAAGATGAGATTTAGCTTCACAACTATCTATGGTCTACATACAATTGGTGATCAGAGAAGTCTATGGCATGAACTAAGGCAAATTGAAAATGATCAAGCAAGACCATGGCTAGCAATGAGAGACTTTAATGCAGTGTTGAATATAGAGGATAGAATAAACGGCAATCAGATACAGGAATCTGAGGTTAAAAATTTTAAAGACTTTATGAATGATTGTCATATGGCAGAGCTGAGAAGTATAGGGGCAATGTACACATAG